A stretch of bacterium DNA encodes these proteins:
- a CDS encoding 50S ribosomal protein L6 — MSRIGKKPIPVPSSVKVEMKNNTFSAKGPKGELAFSVHPDMKVEFEGSVINVTRPTDSINHRALHGMTRSILANLVTGVSAGFEKSLEIQGIGYKANMQGPTLVMSLGLSHNIEFAKPSGVEIEVKDQRVVTVRGIDKHRVGEIAAKIRAFKPPEPYKGTGIRYSGEQVRRKEGKAGAK, encoded by the coding sequence ATGTCGAGGATAGGTAAAAAACCCATTCCCGTACCTTCCAGCGTGAAGGTGGAAATGAAGAACAACACCTTCTCGGCCAAAGGGCCGAAAGGGGAGCTCGCCTTCTCGGTGCACCCCGACATGAAGGTGGAGTTCGAGGGCAGCGTCATCAACGTGACCCGCCCCACCGACAGCATAAACCATCGCGCGCTCCACGGCATGACCCGTTCGATTTTGGCGAACCTGGTCACCGGCGTCAGCGCGGGCTTCGAGAAATCCCTTGAAATTCAGGGGATAGGCTACAAGGCCAACATGCAGGGGCCGACTCTGGTGATGAGCCTCGGGCTCTCCCACAACATAGAGTTCGCAAAGCCCTCCGGCGTGGAGATCGAAGTAAAAGACCAGCGCGTAGTGACCGTGCGCGGCATAGACAAGCACCGCGTCGGCGAGATAGCAGCGAAGATTCGCGCTTTCAAGCCGCCGGAGCCCTACAAGGGCACGGGTATTCGCTACTCTGGCGAGCAGGTCCGTCGTAAAGAAGGCAAAGCAGGCGCCAAGTAG
- a CDS encoding 30S ribosomal protein S8: MSIADPIADMLTRIRNGIDSKKHRVVIPASNLKKEVLETMRDEGFLSDVGMEEDGKQGLLIAYLKYDENEQCVIDGLRRMSKQGRRVYVKAEDIPKVRSGFGTVILSTSHGVLSDTKARKLGVGGEVLCSVW; this comes from the coding sequence ATGTCAATAGCTGATCCGATTGCCGACATGCTCACCCGCATTCGCAACGGGATAGATTCCAAAAAGCACAGGGTCGTGATTCCCGCCTCCAACCTCAAGAAAGAGGTTCTGGAGACCATGCGCGACGAAGGTTTTCTCTCCGACGTCGGCATGGAAGAGGATGGGAAGCAGGGCCTTCTTATCGCGTACCTGAAATATGACGAAAACGAGCAGTGCGTCATCGACGGCCTCAGGCGCATGAGCAAGCAGGGCCGCCGGGTGTACGTGAAGGCCGAGGACATCCCGAAAGTCAGAAGCGGCTTCGGAACGGTAATCCTCTCGACCTCGCACGGAGTCCTCTCCGACACCAAGGCAAGAAAGCTCGGCGTCGGCGGCGAAGTACTCTGCTCCGTCTGGTAA
- a CDS encoding type Z 30S ribosomal protein S14, which produces MATTAKMEKSKKILKFAVRQHNRCPLCGRPRAYYRKFHMCRCCLRKLAHEGKLPGVTKASW; this is translated from the coding sequence ATGGCGACCACGGCGAAGATGGAAAAATCCAAAAAGATACTGAAGTTTGCAGTGCGCCAGCACAACAGGTGCCCGCTCTGCGGGAGGCCGCGCGCTTACTACCGCAAATTTCACATGTGCAGGTGCTGCCTGCGCAAACTGGCGCACGAAGGCAAACTCCCCGGCGTCACCAAGGCCAGCTGGTAA
- a CDS encoding 50S ribosomal protein L5, translating into MARLKEKYAKEILPQMTEKFGYKNVMLVPKVEKICINIGAGDAKDDAKLMERLAAELGQIAGQKPVITRSKKAIANFHLREDQPVGVRVTLRRERMYEFLDRLVSVALPRVRDFSGIPAKGFDGRGNYTLGINEQIIFPEIDLEKVEKIKGMNVTIVTTAKTDEESKELLRLFGMPFKR; encoded by the coding sequence ATGGCCAGGTTGAAAGAGAAGTACGCGAAAGAAATTCTGCCGCAGATGACCGAAAAGTTCGGCTACAAGAACGTGATGCTTGTGCCGAAGGTCGAGAAGATCTGCATTAACATCGGCGCGGGCGACGCGAAAGACGACGCCAAGCTCATGGAGCGTCTCGCCGCCGAACTCGGGCAGATTGCGGGCCAGAAGCCTGTAATCACCCGCTCGAAAAAGGCCATAGCGAACTTCCATCTTCGGGAAGACCAGCCGGTTGGCGTGAGAGTGACTCTGCGCCGCGAGAGGATGTATGAATTCCTCGACAGGCTCGTCAGCGTGGCCCTGCCCCGCGTGCGCGACTTCAGCGGCATCCCCGCCAAGGGCTTCGACGGGCGCGGCAATTATACACTCGGCATCAACGAGCAGATCATCTTCCCCGAGATCGACCTCGAAAAAGTCGAGAAGATCAAGGGCATGAACGTGACTATCGTGACGACGGCCAAGACCGACGAGGAAAGCAAGGAACTCCTTCGCCTCTTCGGAATGCCTTTCAAGCGGTAA
- a CDS encoding 50S ribosomal protein L24: MAVKKIKKGDLVEVIAGAGKEEKKRGKVLRVIDEKNRVVVEKVNMVKRHTKPSQQSQGGIVEKEASVNISNIALVCEKCDKPSRVGMKILDDGGKVRVCKKCGEVFDR, translated from the coding sequence ATGGCTGTAAAGAAAATTAAAAAAGGCGACCTTGTCGAGGTCATTGCCGGCGCTGGCAAGGAAGAGAAAAAGCGCGGCAAGGTCCTTCGGGTCATCGACGAGAAAAACCGCGTGGTGGTTGAAAAGGTCAACATGGTCAAGCGCCACACGAAGCCCTCCCAGCAGAGCCAGGGCGGCATCGTCGAAAAGGAAGCGTCAGTCAACATTTCCAATATCGCGCTGGTTTGCGAGAAGTGCGACAAGCCCTCCCGCGTCGGGATGAAGATCCTCGACGACGGCGGCAAAGTCCGCGTCTGCAAGAAGTGCGGCGAAGTATTCGACCGGTAA